A part of Pectinatus sottacetonis genomic DNA contains:
- the trmFO gene encoding methylenetetrahydrofolate--tRNA-(uracil(54)-C(5))-methyltransferase (FADH(2)-oxidizing) TrmFO — MQQKRIIIIGAGLAGSEAAWQIARRGLKVSLYEMRPQKMTSAHKTSEFAELVCSNSLRAADLGNAVGVLKEEMRIMDSLIMEAADNNVIPAGGALAVDRYGFSKYVTKKIKNDSNIEIINEECVKIPYDEDTVVIIASGPLTAGAMSEQIAELTGEDYLYFYDAAAPLVTSESINMDKAYRASRYNKGTADYINCPMNQSQYENFWHELLAAEKTPVKEFEKEIFFEGCMPVEVMAARGKNTLLFGPLKPVGLNYPGENVHPYAVVQLRQDNAADSLYNIVGFQTHLKWPEQKRVFSLIPGLENAEFVRYGVMHRNTFIDSPEFLKMTLQTKKKSNVLFAGQITGVEGYVESASSGLVAGINVFRLASGLEPIEFPLETAHGSLCKYITTPPAKKFQPMNVNFGIMPALSEKIRDKKIKKQMLADRALEKIKKFKQCIE, encoded by the coding sequence ATGCAGCAAAAAAGAATTATTATTATTGGGGCCGGCCTTGCAGGAAGTGAGGCAGCATGGCAGATTGCCCGCAGGGGACTGAAAGTAAGTTTGTATGAAATGCGTCCTCAGAAAATGACGTCGGCACATAAAACTTCTGAATTTGCAGAATTAGTATGCAGTAATTCTTTACGTGCAGCAGATTTGGGGAATGCCGTAGGGGTATTAAAAGAAGAAATGCGCATAATGGATTCATTGATAATGGAAGCAGCCGATAATAATGTAATTCCTGCCGGAGGGGCATTAGCTGTCGATCGCTACGGATTCTCTAAATATGTGACTAAGAAAATAAAAAATGACTCTAACATAGAAATAATAAATGAAGAATGCGTAAAAATTCCTTATGATGAAGATACTGTTGTAATCATAGCTTCAGGACCGCTTACGGCTGGAGCCATGTCAGAACAAATAGCTGAACTCACAGGCGAAGATTATTTATATTTCTATGATGCAGCAGCACCACTTGTAACTAGCGAATCCATCAATATGGATAAGGCTTATCGGGCTTCAAGATATAATAAGGGTACAGCAGATTATATAAATTGTCCGATGAACCAGTCACAATATGAAAATTTTTGGCACGAATTGCTGGCAGCAGAAAAAACTCCAGTCAAAGAATTTGAAAAAGAAATTTTTTTTGAAGGATGTATGCCTGTTGAAGTTATGGCAGCGCGGGGTAAGAATACATTGTTGTTTGGTCCATTAAAACCTGTTGGCTTGAATTATCCCGGAGAAAATGTTCATCCCTACGCAGTCGTTCAGCTGCGACAGGATAATGCAGCTGATAGTTTATATAATATCGTAGGATTTCAAACACACCTTAAATGGCCGGAGCAAAAAAGAGTTTTTTCTCTTATCCCCGGGTTGGAAAATGCAGAATTTGTCAGATACGGTGTAATGCATCGCAATACGTTTATTGATTCACCTGAATTTTTAAAAATGACACTGCAAACTAAAAAAAAGAGCAATGTATTATTTGCTGGACAAATAACAGGTGTTGAAGGTTATGTGGAATCAGCTTCATCTGGCTTGGTAGCTGGAATAAATGTTTTTCGCTTGGCTTCTGGTTTGGAACCGATTGAATTTCCACTTGAGACTGCGCATGGTTCGCTGTGTAAGTATATTACGACTCCTCCAGCAAAAAAATTTCAACCTATGAATGTGAACTTTGGTATAATGCCTGCTTTGTCGGAAAAGATACGTGATAAAAAAATAAAAAAGCAAATGCTAGCTGATAGAGCTTTAGAAAAAATAAAAAAATTCAAACAATGTATTGAATGA
- the hslV gene encoding ATP-dependent protease subunit HslV, with protein sequence MMFRATTIVAVKKNGTTAIAGDGQVTFGQNTIMKGNARKVRRIYHDKVLAGFAGSVADAFTLFEKFEAKLEEFNGSLTRASVELAKEWRTDRVLRKLEALLLVADKETLLLLSGNGEVIEPDGDVAAIGSGGFYALAAAKAMVNHTELPAAQIAKEALSIAADICVYTNHNILVEELK encoded by the coding sequence TTGATGTTTAGAGCAACAACAATTGTAGCAGTAAAGAAAAATGGAACTACTGCTATTGCCGGTGATGGACAAGTCACTTTTGGTCAAAATACAATAATGAAGGGCAATGCGCGAAAAGTACGGCGTATTTATCATGATAAGGTACTAGCAGGATTTGCCGGTTCTGTGGCAGATGCATTTACCCTATTTGAAAAATTTGAAGCTAAATTGGAAGAATTCAATGGGAGTTTGACCCGTGCTTCTGTTGAATTAGCAAAAGAATGGCGTACGGATAGAGTCCTGCGTAAATTAGAAGCATTGCTTTTAGTGGCAGATAAAGAAACTTTACTGCTTTTGTCTGGTAATGGAGAAGTGATAGAACCTGATGGAGATGTAGCGGCTATCGGGTCAGGTGGATTTTATGCATTGGCTGCAGCAAAAGCAATGGTGAATCATACTGAACTTCCGGCAGCTCAAATTGCCAAAGAAGCGCTATCCATAGCAGCAGATATTTGTGTATATACCAATCACAATATTTTAGTTGAAGAATTGAAATAG
- the hslU gene encoding ATP-dependent protease ATPase subunit HslU translates to MNEQTPRQVVEELDKYIVGQDKAKRAVAVALRNRWRARHLSGSMKEEIIPKNILMIGATGVGKTEIARRLAKLVKAPFIKVEATKFTEVGYVGRDVESMVRDLVEISVRMIKQEKMAKVAEKAKEMAEERILDMLVPERKGKSLTPIGNLFDNDNKEQQATEEKPKYEAGREFCRKRLKTGALEKEILEIDVEDNSSPMVGMFAGAGMEDMTNNIQDMLGSILPKKHKKRKVSIAAARKIFQQEEAQKLIDMDEVAKEGIESAETNGIIFLDEIDKIAVKGGAAGGPDVSREGVQRDILPIVEGSTVVTKYGPVKTEHVLFIAAGAFHMAKPSDLIPELQGRFPIRVELTSLTHEDFRRILTEPENALIKQYAALLKTEGITIKFTDAAIDHLAQIACDVNAQTENIGARRLYTIMEKMLEDLSFEAPEMENKNITIDPPYIDDKLGEIVSNRDLSRFIL, encoded by the coding sequence TTGAACGAACAAACGCCTCGTCAAGTTGTTGAGGAACTCGATAAATATATAGTGGGACAGGATAAGGCAAAACGTGCAGTAGCAGTTGCTCTACGCAATAGATGGCGGGCTCGGCATTTATCCGGCAGTATGAAAGAAGAAATTATCCCTAAAAACATTTTGATGATAGGAGCTACTGGTGTAGGTAAAACTGAAATTGCCCGCAGACTTGCAAAACTGGTCAAAGCCCCTTTTATCAAAGTAGAAGCGACAAAATTTACAGAAGTTGGTTATGTTGGCAGAGATGTTGAATCAATGGTACGTGATTTAGTAGAAATTTCTGTTCGTATGATAAAACAGGAAAAAATGGCGAAAGTGGCCGAAAAAGCTAAAGAAATGGCTGAAGAACGTATTTTAGATATGTTGGTTCCTGAACGAAAAGGCAAATCACTAACTCCTATAGGTAATCTATTTGATAACGATAATAAAGAACAGCAGGCCACTGAAGAAAAACCAAAGTACGAAGCTGGGAGGGAATTTTGCCGTAAACGTTTAAAGACAGGTGCCTTGGAAAAAGAAATACTGGAAATAGATGTTGAGGACAACAGTTCACCTATGGTGGGAATGTTTGCGGGTGCCGGAATGGAAGATATGACCAATAACATACAGGATATGCTGGGTAGCATTCTTCCTAAAAAACATAAAAAACGCAAAGTATCAATAGCTGCTGCCCGTAAGATATTTCAACAAGAAGAAGCACAAAAACTCATAGATATGGATGAAGTAGCTAAAGAGGGCATTGAAAGTGCTGAAACAAATGGTATTATTTTTCTTGATGAAATTGACAAGATTGCTGTTAAAGGTGGTGCCGCCGGTGGACCAGATGTATCACGGGAAGGAGTACAGAGGGATATCCTGCCAATAGTGGAAGGTTCTACAGTTGTGACGAAATATGGACCAGTAAAAACTGAACATGTCCTATTTATTGCTGCTGGAGCATTTCATATGGCTAAACCTTCTGATTTAATTCCTGAATTACAGGGACGTTTTCCAATACGGGTAGAATTAACTTCGCTGACACATGAAGATTTCAGGAGAATACTTACAGAACCAGAAAATGCCTTAATAAAACAATATGCCGCATTGCTTAAGACGGAGGGGATTACAATAAAATTTACTGATGCTGCTATTGATCATCTGGCACAGATAGCTTGTGATGTGAACGCACAAACAGAAAATATCGGAGCACGCCGTCTTTATACTATAATGGAAAAAATGTTGGAAGATTTATCTTTTGAAGCTCCTGAAATGGAAAATAAAAATATAACTATCGATCCACCATATATTGATGATAAGTTAGGAGAAATAGTATCTAATAGAGATTTGAGTCGGTTTATTCTTTAA
- the codY gene encoding GTP-sensing pleiotropic transcriptional regulator CodY gives MTTLLEKTRKINRLLQKSDNVEYDGISCVLSNVLDANVYIVSTTGKILGYAFIDDFECDIMLDKVVSQGQFPKHYVNWLLKADETSANIRSKTGMCAFTENTKCLFSGKNTTVVPIYGIGERKGTLIIAKFDEEFIDDDLLLAEYGATVVGMEILRDHTEKMEEDMRKQATVKIALSTLSFSEQEAAVNILGELNGMEGLLVASKIADRVGITRSVIVNALRKFESAGLIESKSLGMKGTYIRVLNEHLLDEVQKLRR, from the coding sequence ATGACGACTCTATTAGAAAAAACTAGGAAAATCAATCGCTTATTACAAAAATCAGATAATGTAGAATATGATGGTATATCATGTGTGTTAAGTAATGTACTTGATGCAAATGTTTATATAGTTTCTACGACAGGAAAAATACTTGGATATGCATTTATCGATGATTTTGAATGTGACATCATGCTGGACAAAGTGGTAAGTCAAGGACAATTTCCCAAACATTATGTCAATTGGCTATTAAAAGCTGATGAAACTTCTGCTAACATAAGATCGAAAACTGGCATGTGTGCATTTACAGAAAACACGAAATGTTTGTTCAGCGGGAAAAATACTACTGTAGTTCCAATATACGGAATAGGTGAACGCAAGGGAACATTAATTATTGCTAAATTTGATGAAGAATTTATTGATGATGATTTACTATTGGCAGAATATGGTGCCACAGTAGTTGGAATGGAAATTCTACGTGATCATACTGAAAAAATGGAAGAAGATATGCGTAAGCAGGCCACTGTAAAAATTGCTTTGTCTACACTATCATTTTCTGAACAGGAAGCTGCTGTCAATATATTAGGCGAATTAAACGGGATGGAAGGATTGCTGGTTGCTTCAAAAATTGCTGACCGAGTTGGTATTACTCGTTCTGTTATTGTTAATGCATTACGTAAATTTGAATCAGCAGGATTAATCGAATCTAAATCCTTGGGAATGAAGGGCACATACATACGTGTTCTCAATGAGCATTTATTGGATGAAGTCCAAAAACTAAGAAGATAA
- the flgB gene encoding flagellar basal body rod protein FlgB, translating to MLGSIVNVPAINILEMAMHASNLRQQVISNNIANVNTPNFKRKELVFESVLAKALYPEENESNLQLVRTNKKHFFLNGNNDKISLQPIIRDDNSTDMRTDGNNVDPDVEMAALAKNTLYYNALAREMNINFVNLKTVIKDE from the coding sequence ATGTTAGGAAGTATTGTAAATGTCCCGGCAATTAATATATTGGAAATGGCAATGCATGCTTCAAATTTGCGGCAGCAGGTCATAAGCAATAACATTGCTAATGTTAATACTCCAAATTTTAAAAGGAAGGAATTAGTTTTCGAAAGTGTTTTGGCAAAAGCTTTATATCCAGAAGAAAATGAATCCAACCTGCAATTAGTTCGTACAAATAAGAAACATTTTTTTCTTAATGGCAATAACGATAAAATTTCCCTGCAGCCAATAATAAGAGATGACAATTCTACTGATATGCGTACAGACGGCAACAATGTTGATCCCGACGTTGAAATGGCAGCACTGGCAAAAAATACACTCTATTATAATGCCTTAGCCAGAGAAATGAATATTAATTTTGTCAACTTAAAAACTGTTATAAAAGATGAATAG
- the flgC gene encoding flagellar basal body rod protein FlgC translates to MALFSSIDTSASGMTAERLRMDVISNNIANVNTTRTAAGTAYRRKYVVFEPRTDSSAPSFFNVFSSEMEKPGNGVRAVKIQEDSSPFKLKYDPSNPDANKQGYVEMPNVNIVTEMTDMITASRAYEANVTAINSAKSMAMKTLDIGK, encoded by the coding sequence ATGGCATTATTTAGTTCTATTGATACATCAGCATCAGGTATGACGGCAGAAAGACTACGCATGGATGTTATTAGCAATAATATTGCTAATGTTAATACGACTAGGACAGCGGCAGGTACTGCTTATCGTCGCAAATATGTTGTTTTTGAACCGCGTACTGATTCTAGCGCACCATCATTCTTTAATGTTTTCTCCAGTGAAATGGAAAAACCGGGAAATGGTGTACGAGCAGTCAAAATACAGGAAGATAGCAGTCCATTTAAATTAAAATATGATCCATCTAACCCTGATGCTAATAAACAGGGTTATGTTGAAATGCCGAATGTAAATATTGTGACAGAAATGACTGATATGATTACAGCATCACGAGCTTATGAAGCTAATGTTACAGCAATAAATTCGGCTAAAAGTATGGCAATGAAAACCTTGGATATTGGTAAATAG
- the fliE gene encoding flagellar hook-basal body complex protein FliE: MEIEQLQMTPVKMAGQPFTDKVDDNTLKPEKTFGSFLVDALRKTNDLQKNAAKMDIALAAGKVDDISKVVVASEKAQIALNLTMSIRNKAIDAYKEIMRMQV; this comes from the coding sequence ATGGAAATAGAACAATTACAAATGACACCGGTGAAAATGGCCGGGCAGCCTTTTACTGATAAAGTTGATGATAATACATTAAAACCTGAAAAAACTTTTGGCAGCTTTTTGGTAGATGCATTGAGAAAAACAAATGATTTGCAAAAAAATGCTGCTAAAATGGATATAGCCTTAGCCGCAGGAAAAGTAGATGATATTTCTAAAGTAGTTGTTGCATCAGAAAAAGCTCAAATTGCTTTAAATTTGACAATGAGTATACGAAATAAAGCAATTGATGCTTACAAAGAAATAATGCGTATGCAGGTGTGA
- the fliF gene encoding flagellar basal-body MS-ring/collar protein FliF, translating to MAGWKERYLQFWQKLSKRQKYIIAGVGALLIFALIGASFFYGSEPEMQPLFTNMETKDAGEVAAKLKEEKVQYKIEENKSGTTILVPAKDVHKLRLDMAVQGLPRGTKGFEIFDNSKLGVTDFQNKVNYLQALQGELTRTIEQIDAVQSARVHIVLPEDSLYKKNEKPATASILLRLKPGKELNKKEIKGIVNLTAHSVQGLQAENVTIIDSHGRILNDPNDNGTDDKNTLGNITLTQIKMTQRVRQQMQTEVQTLLDNALGEGNAFVRVNVALDFDQKQTDKQTFSPVVDDAGILRSSQETSESYKGTSTTPGGPAGMTSNTPGYVANNNTNAQYSKQEATKNYEINEQNQKVISAPGTIKRLNIAVLVSDKMTRQQQQSIARAVASAAGIDPDRGDTISVEPVPFSTAAADKRAQEEQASRDAAARMFYLEIAAIVLPLMLLAIAYYIYKKRKRIEAQAAQEEMEHQAEMEQERLAMGNAENASSTSEAEEELSEEEQTQLNERQTVEKMIDQEPEQVAELIKTWLAEE from the coding sequence ATGGCAGGCTGGAAGGAACGGTATCTGCAGTTTTGGCAAAAACTTAGTAAAAGGCAAAAATATATCATAGCTGGTGTGGGTGCGCTGCTTATTTTTGCCTTAATAGGGGCAAGTTTTTTTTATGGCAGTGAACCAGAAATGCAACCACTGTTTACTAATATGGAAACGAAAGATGCAGGAGAGGTAGCAGCAAAGCTAAAAGAAGAAAAAGTTCAATATAAAATAGAAGAAAATAAATCGGGGACTACAATATTGGTTCCAGCAAAAGATGTTCACAAACTGCGTCTAGATATGGCAGTACAGGGACTGCCACGTGGTACAAAGGGATTTGAAATATTTGATAACAGTAAATTAGGCGTAACCGATTTTCAAAATAAAGTCAATTATCTCCAGGCACTGCAGGGAGAATTAACAAGAACTATTGAACAAATTGATGCGGTTCAAAGCGCCCGAGTACATATAGTCCTCCCAGAGGACAGTTTATATAAGAAAAATGAAAAACCAGCTACAGCTTCGATTTTATTACGGTTAAAGCCTGGTAAAGAATTAAATAAAAAAGAAATCAAAGGTATTGTGAATCTGACAGCGCATAGTGTTCAAGGACTGCAAGCCGAAAATGTTACTATTATAGATAGCCATGGAAGAATCTTAAATGATCCTAATGATAATGGTACTGATGATAAAAATACATTAGGAAATATAACACTTACACAGATAAAAATGACTCAGCGAGTACGCCAGCAAATGCAGACTGAAGTTCAGACTTTGCTGGATAATGCTTTAGGTGAGGGAAATGCATTCGTAAGAGTTAATGTTGCGCTTGATTTTGATCAAAAACAAACAGATAAGCAGACTTTTTCACCTGTTGTTGATGATGCTGGTATATTACGTAGTTCACAGGAAACGTCAGAATCATATAAGGGAACATCTACAACACCTGGTGGCCCTGCTGGTATGACTTCAAATACACCAGGCTACGTTGCTAATAATAATACTAATGCCCAATATTCAAAACAGGAAGCAACAAAAAATTATGAAATAAATGAACAAAATCAAAAAGTTATATCAGCACCAGGTACTATTAAACGATTGAATATCGCTGTTCTTGTAAGTGATAAAATGACCAGACAACAGCAGCAATCTATTGCAAGAGCTGTTGCCTCAGCAGCAGGGATTGATCCTGATCGTGGGGATACTATTTCTGTAGAACCAGTTCCATTCAGTACAGCAGCTGCTGATAAGAGAGCACAGGAGGAACAAGCTTCTCGTGATGCTGCAGCAAGAATGTTCTATTTAGAAATTGCGGCTATAGTACTGCCATTAATGCTTTTAGCAATTGCCTATTATATTTATAAAAAGAGAAAGCGGATTGAAGCGCAGGCGGCGCAGGAAGAAATGGAACATCAGGCTGAAATGGAACAAGAAAGGCTTGCTATGGGAAATGCAGAAAATGCTTCTTCAACATCGGAGGCCGAAGAAGAACTTTCAGAAGAAGAACAAACTCAATTGAATGAACGGCAGACAGTTGAAAAAATGATTGATCAGGAACCTGAACAAGTAGCTGAGTTGATAAAAACATGGCTTGCCGAAGAGTAA
- the fliG gene encoding flagellar motor switch protein FliG, translated as MYEPSAAELKGQQKAAILLIALGPEYSAKLFKHLDDEDIEKLTLEIASQQQVTQEQKNSVISEFYQLLMAKSYISHGGLDYAQKVLEKALGSDKAATIINRLTASLQVRPFDFLRKTDPSQLVNFIQNEHPQTIAMILAYLNPEQAATVLSSLPAENQADVARRIALMDRTSPDVLREVERVLEKKLSSMSSQDFTDAGGIQVVVEMLNRVDRTTERTILDNLEIENPDLTEEIKRLMFVFEDIVMLDDRAVQLVLREVDSKELSLAMKGTSEEVAAKIYKNMSKRAAAALKEELEYMGPVRIHDVEEAQQKVVNIIRKLEEKGDIIVSRGKGDEMIV; from the coding sequence ATGTATGAACCAAGTGCAGCTGAATTAAAGGGACAACAAAAAGCAGCTATTTTGTTAATTGCATTAGGTCCTGAGTATTCAGCAAAATTATTTAAGCATCTTGATGATGAGGATATTGAGAAATTAACATTAGAGATAGCTAGTCAACAACAAGTGACACAAGAACAGAAAAACAGCGTTATAAGTGAATTTTATCAACTACTTATGGCAAAATCCTATATATCACATGGTGGTTTGGATTATGCGCAGAAAGTTTTAGAAAAGGCACTTGGTTCAGATAAAGCGGCAACCATCATCAACCGTCTGACAGCCAGTTTGCAAGTGCGCCCATTTGATTTTTTACGTAAAACTGATCCATCACAACTTGTGAATTTTATCCAAAATGAACATCCTCAGACTATTGCAATGATTTTAGCGTATCTGAATCCAGAACAGGCTGCTACAGTTTTATCTTCGTTACCGGCAGAAAATCAGGCCGATGTTGCACGCAGGATTGCCTTAATGGACAGGACTTCGCCAGACGTTCTGCGAGAAGTAGAAAGAGTCTTAGAAAAGAAATTATCATCTATGTCTTCACAGGACTTTACAGATGCTGGCGGCATACAAGTTGTTGTGGAAATGCTTAATCGTGTAGATCGTACTACAGAACGTACAATTCTAGACAATCTGGAAATAGAAAATCCAGATCTGACGGAAGAAATAAAACGGCTAATGTTTGTATTTGAAGATATTGTTATGCTTGATGACAGGGCTGTTCAACTGGTTTTGCGTGAAGTTGATTCTAAAGAATTATCACTGGCAATGAAAGGAACTTCTGAAGAAGTTGCAGCTAAGATATACAAAAACATGTCAAAACGTGCAGCGGCGGCATTAAAAGAAGAACTTGAATATATGGGACCTGTTAGAATCCACGATGTAGAGGAAGCACAGCAGAAAGTTGTAAATATAATTAGAAAACTAGAAGAAAAAGGTGACATAATTGTATCACGCGGGAAAGGTGATGAAATGATTGTATAA
- a CDS encoding FliH/SctL family protein has protein sequence MYKVIKSAILENNPRVIKAPDSLFTIKNAQKYDKTEKNKNSLETAQKKKESLENDIKLLNNQLSNKNNELNDLKTKADNIIHEAKQKKSSLLKDAEITAAGLIEDAKKNVEEITAKAREDGNKQGHDEGYTAGLEECKKEHAAIIKTANEKAEQTLLTAQKQVKSYFESVENEIVNLVIEVSKKIIPQQFADNPQLILPVVQTALKKVKNQTDIEVRTSNNTYELVLAAKTELQSMLSGNVRLNIKADDSLSDGDCWIETPEGSIDARLSSQLNEMKKSLKEVVGKYEPDA, from the coding sequence TTGTATAAGGTTATTAAATCAGCTATTTTGGAAAATAACCCACGTGTAATAAAGGCTCCTGATTCTCTTTTTACTATTAAAAATGCGCAAAAGTATGATAAGACCGAGAAAAATAAAAACAGTCTTGAAACAGCGCAAAAGAAAAAAGAATCACTCGAAAATGATATAAAATTATTAAATAATCAATTAAGTAATAAAAATAATGAACTGAATGATTTAAAGACAAAAGCTGATAATATTATCCATGAAGCTAAACAAAAAAAATCTTCATTACTGAAAGATGCAGAGATTACAGCAGCAGGTTTGATAGAAGACGCTAAGAAAAATGTGGAAGAAATAACAGCTAAGGCAAGAGAAGATGGCAATAAACAAGGACATGATGAAGGATATACTGCAGGTCTTGAAGAATGCAAAAAAGAACATGCTGCAATAATAAAAACAGCTAATGAAAAAGCTGAACAGACTTTATTAACTGCGCAGAAACAGGTAAAAAGTTATTTTGAAAGTGTAGAAAATGAAATAGTCAATTTAGTAATTGAAGTGAGTAAAAAAATTATTCCTCAGCAATTTGCCGATAATCCGCAACTAATCCTTCCAGTAGTACAAACTGCATTAAAAAAAGTTAAAAATCAAACAGATATTGAAGTAAGGACTTCTAATAATACTTATGAATTAGTCCTAGCAGCAAAAACTGAACTTCAGAGCATGCTTAGCGGCAATGTCCGGCTCAACATAAAAGCTGATGACAGCCTTTCAGATGGTGACTGCTGGATAGAAACACCAGAAGGAAGTATAGATGCCAGACTTTCATCTCAGTTAAATGAAATGAAAAAATCTTTAAAGGAAGTTGTCGGTAAATATGAACCTGATGCTTGA
- the fliI gene encoding flagellar protein export ATPase FliI, with translation MNLMLDKFKEIIKDCDPIRMSGKVVQVIGLVIESKGPNVSIGELCYVCSKTGTKPIPAEAVGFRNGNILLMPIGEMQGIGPGCDVIAAQKTLKAKVGNELLGRILDGLGNPIDDKGALPLDMEEYPLHASPPSPLSRPRIHDSLYVGIRAIDGLLTIGSGQRIGIMAGSGVGKSTLLSMIARNTEADINVIALIGERGREVREFIERDLGKEGLKRSIVVVATSDQPALVRIKGAMTATAIAEYFRDQGKRVVLMMDSVTRFAMAQREVGLTIGEPPATRGYTPSVFALLPRLLERAGTSSKGSITGIYTVLVDGDDMNEPIADAVRSILDGHIVLSRKIASQNHFPAIDILASVSRVMIDVVTKEHLKAGQMLRSYLATYNEAADLIRIGAYVNGSDKNIDAAIEKIDAINKFLCQEVFEVTSYTDTEKELIKIAGSS, from the coding sequence ATGAACCTGATGCTTGATAAATTTAAAGAAATAATAAAAGATTGTGATCCGATTAGGATGTCAGGGAAAGTAGTCCAGGTCATCGGCTTGGTAATAGAGTCTAAAGGTCCTAATGTCAGTATTGGTGAGCTATGCTATGTTTGTTCTAAGACAGGTACCAAGCCAATTCCTGCTGAGGCAGTTGGTTTTCGCAATGGTAATATTCTTCTTATGCCAATTGGTGAAATGCAGGGAATAGGTCCGGGATGTGATGTTATTGCAGCTCAGAAAACACTTAAAGCAAAAGTCGGCAACGAACTTTTGGGAAGGATTTTAGATGGATTAGGGAATCCCATTGATGATAAAGGTGCTTTGCCACTTGATATGGAAGAATATCCCCTGCATGCCTCACCGCCATCACCTTTATCAAGGCCACGGATACATGATTCGTTATATGTTGGGATAAGAGCTATTGACGGATTGCTTACTATTGGTTCAGGACAAAGAATAGGTATCATGGCAGGAAGTGGTGTAGGAAAATCTACTTTGCTTAGTATGATTGCTAGAAATACCGAGGCAGATATCAATGTTATCGCACTGATTGGTGAACGTGGCCGAGAAGTAAGAGAATTTATTGAACGTGATTTAGGTAAAGAAGGATTAAAACGATCTATTGTTGTGGTTGCTACATCTGATCAACCAGCACTAGTGAGAATAAAAGGGGCTATGACTGCTACAGCCATAGCTGAATATTTTCGTGATCAGGGTAAAAGAGTTGTTCTCATGATGGATTCAGTTACACGTTTTGCAATGGCACAACGCGAGGTTGGTCTTACAATTGGAGAACCTCCTGCTACCAGAGGCTATACACCTTCAGTATTTGCACTTTTGCCACGGCTTTTAGAACGGGCTGGAACAAGCAGCAAAGGAAGTATAACCGGTATATATACAGTACTTGTTGATGGCGATGATATGAATGAACCAATAGCGGACGCAGTACGAAGTATATTAGATGGACATATTGTTTTATCAAGAAAGATTGCTTCGCAAAATCATTTTCCAGCTATAGATATTTTAGCCAGTGTAAGTCGTGTTATGATAGATGTTGTTACAAAAGAACATTTAAAAGCAGGACAAATGTTGCGATCATATTTGGCAACATACAATGAAGCCGCTGATCTAATCAGAATTGGCGCATATGTCAATGGTTCTGATAAAAATATTGATGCCGCCATAGAGAAGATTGATGCTATAAATAAATTCCTTTGTCAAGAAGTTTTTGAGGTAACAAGTTATACTGATACAGAAAAAGAACTTATAAAAATTGCCGGGAGCAGTTAA
- a CDS encoding flagellar export protein FliJ → MKKFVFQLETFLKISKIEREKAEIAMAMAVKNFQKQNEIHLSLQKELANSLMEYEQILLKNKVNVNLLQIYGDFFSWKRYQIDLQKTAIKKAEKQQKECLVNLLKHEKQVKSLEQIRQKRFDEYKYEMLAEEQKQIDEIGLQIHMRKIIMEES, encoded by the coding sequence ATGAAAAAATTTGTATTTCAATTAGAAACTTTTTTAAAAATATCAAAAATTGAACGGGAAAAAGCTGAAATAGCCATGGCTATGGCTGTTAAAAATTTTCAAAAACAAAACGAGATACATTTGTCATTACAAAAAGAATTAGCTAATAGTTTAATGGAATATGAGCAGATTTTGCTTAAAAATAAAGTAAATGTAAATTTGTTGCAGATATATGGTGATTTTTTTTCCTGGAAACGCTATCAAATTGATTTACAGAAAACTGCTATAAAAAAAGCAGAAAAACAACAAAAGGAATGTCTTGTTAATTTATTAAAACATGAAAAACAGGTAAAAAGTTTGGAACAGATTCGCCAGAAACGGTTTGATGAATATAAATATGAAATGCTTGCAGAAGAACAAAAACAGATTGATGAAATTGGTCTACAGATACATATGCGTAAAATTATAATGGAGGAATCATAA